The following is a genomic window from Micromonospora cathayae.
TCGGGCCGGCCTGGCACGTGATCGAGTGGCCGCGTATCGACCTGTCGGACGCGCTGCTCGACGCGGAACAGGACGAACGCGGCAAGTACCTCGCCATCGGGCCCAGCGGTCTCTTCGCGATCAGCATCGTCGACCACGGTCGGACCCGGGTGCTCGTCGCCGGGGACGTCGTCCAGATCAACGGCAAGCGACCGCCGTACGTGGCGGAGGCACGCCGGGACGCCAAGCGGGCCAGCAAGGCGCTCACCAAGGCGGTCGGCAAGACCATCCCGGTCGCTCCGGTGCTGGCCTTCGTCGGCTCCGGGGACATCAGCGTCTACGGGCTGCCGAAGGACATCCTCATGTCGACCCACCGGGAACTCGACCGGCTGCTGATCGCCGGTGGCAACCGGATCAGCCCGGCCACGGCCGAGAAACTGGCCCAGGTCGCCCAGCATCCCGCCACCTGGACGAACGGCACGTACCGTCCAGGTGCCGACTACCGGTGGTACGAGGAAAGCCGAATGGCCGCTGACAAGCGGGCCAACCACCGGTAACGTCACCCGCGACGCCACGCGGCCGGGAGCTCACCGCCAGGTCCGCGCCGTCGCCGGTCATCCGCTGGCGGACACCCCGCGCCACCTGCGGTCCGGCGGCTTCCGCAGATCACCGGTGAGCAGGTGGTCGACCAGCGTGGACAGCCCGGCGGTGCACAGAGGAGGCTCGGTGGCCCACGTCGAACTCTCGCTTTCGGACGTGTTCGCGCCGACGGCGCACGCGTCGACAGAGCCCGAGTCCGACAACTTCGGGCAGTGGTGCGCCACCGTCTCCCGGGCCCTGGAGCCCTGCCTCCTCATCGACCTGGAGACCAAGGTCGCCGCCGTCTCGGCGTCCGGCTGCGAACTGCTCTGCCTGGGGGTGCCCGACGACCTGGTGGGGCTGCCGCTGCTCGACGGCGGGCTGCGGCTGCTCGACTTCACCGCCAACCGGGGTGAGCTGACCGAGCAGGAGGTCGACAAGATCCCGCCGCTGCTCGCGCTCACCTCCGGCCGACTCGCCCGGGGCCTGCTCCGGGTGCAGGCCGCCTCGGCGAACACGCCCGACGCCACCGTCGACGCCATCTCCACCCCGGTGCTCGCCAACGGCGTCCTCGCCGGCTCGCTCACCTTCTTCTCCGAGGTCTGACCGGGCCTCCGCCGCAGGCCCGGGCCGGCGTGACGTGGCGGACGTCGTACCCCGGAAGGCTGGGCCGGCCACCCCGCACACCGTAAGGTGCCCTCATGCTGGATATCGCTCTGCTGCCGGGGGAGTACTCCGTGTGCCGGCTGGCCGCGGACACCGCCCTCCCCGTGACGGTCTGGAGCGACCTCGGTGCCCGGCAGGTCGTCTCGGTGAGCTGGGCCGGTGACGGCGTCTCACTGATCTGCCCGAGCGAACGGGTGCCCGAGGGGGTGACCGCGGAGACGGCGTGGCGGTGCCTGCGGGTGACCGGCCCGCTGGACGTGGCCCTGACCGGCATCCTCGCCGCGCTGGTCGGCCCGCTCGCCGAAGCGAGGGTCAACGCGATCGCGTTCTCCACGTACGACACCGACCATCTGCTGGTCCCGGCGGTACGCCTCACCGAGGCCCGGGCCGCCCTGCACCGGGCCGGACACCGGGTCGCCGACTGACTTCACCCGGAGCGGATCCGGCCATACCATGGGCACGGCCGCCCCGGCCGGAATGATGTCCACCTATGTCAAGGATCGGCTCGTGCCGCTCGTGACCTCGTACCATGCCCCGCGTTCCCGGATGCTGGCGCTCGCCGTGCTGGTGGCCGTACCCCTCGCCGGCTGCGGTGCCCCGCCCGAACTGGAGCAACGGTCAGGCGGCCCGGCCACCCCGACCGGCACCGGCGCACCCTCCGCCACCGCGTCCCCGACCCCCGTGCCGTCGGCGACCCCGCCGCTCCCACCGGTCGTGCCGCCGGTCACCCCGGACACCGGAACGGTCGCCGTGGCCTGCCGAGGCGGCCCGTCCAAGGACCGGATCATCCGACTGGTCCGGGGCGCGTCCGGGGTGCTGCCCAGCGGCAGCCGGGTCACCGTGCGGACCGGTCCGCTCTGCGCGGACGACTGGCAGTACACGGTGCTCGCGGTCTCCGGCTACGAGGACCTGACCGTGGTCAGCCGGGGCCGCCCGGAGTCGTTGAAGCTGGTCACCGCCGGCACGGACGTCTGCACGATCGAGGTACGCACCGGCGCGCCGACCGGAATCCGGACCCTGGCCTGCGAGGGCAGTGGGCTCGGGCCGGTTGCGTAGGCTGGTCGGTATGCCCGGAACGCCACCGACCCGCTTCGTCTACCTCGGCCCCGAGGGCACCTTCGCCGAGCAGGCGCTGCGTACCGTGCCGGCCGCCGAGCACGGCACCCGTACGCCGGCCCGCAGCGTCGGGGAGGCGCTGGACGGCGTACGGGCGGGTGACGCCGACGCGGCCCTGGTGCCGCTGGAGAACTCCATCGGTGGCGCGGTCGGGGTGACCCTCGACGAAATGGCCGAGGGCGAGCCGCTGGTGATCACCCGGGAGGTGGTGCTGCCGGTGGAGTTCGTCCTCGGTGCCCGGCCCGGCATCCGGCTCGACGCGGTCCGCATGGTGGCCGCCCACCCGC
Proteins encoded in this region:
- a CDS encoding ACT domain-containing protein → MLDIALLPGEYSVCRLAADTALPVTVWSDLGARQVVSVSWAGDGVSLICPSERVPEGVTAETAWRCLRVTGPLDVALTGILAALVGPLAEARVNAIAFSTYDTDHLLVPAVRLTEARAALHRAGHRVAD